DNA sequence from the Culex pipiens pallens isolate TS unplaced genomic scaffold, TS_CPP_V2 Cpp_Un0215, whole genome shotgun sequence genome:
TATGTCCAACCGAGAGACCTCCAAGGTCGCAGGGAAGTATTAATTAGTATcgcctttttatttttgaccctTTTGTTAATACAAATTCCTTTGCAGATACAAACCACTTTAAAAGTATGGCTCGCGCTCTGCTTTGATGTTTTGCTAAatctatccgctttctaccctcaatgtgtcctgcactgggggtgcctggggtaacttcgagttgacctgggccgcccgaggaattatgtcgtaggtggctcgtgtacaggttcactcacctctcctcgcggcaaggttttccataggtctacactcgaacatgcaacatgggacagcatgaatcttcagctgaagccggacgaatgtattccgaaattacagaattacagaattacagaattattgttcacaacgataaagcttcttttttctgagttcaatgacCCTTCGAACGACCGCAAAGggtttttaaatggatttttaaatcaattttgaaaatcaactacgaggcccttcttgacaaaaaaggtcctacagctcgttccaagaagactatagttgatccatcaaaaaaatgttgtcttgccaatttatgtttttgcatcaaaatgaaaaaagtgatcataaaaggtttttaattatgtttttaaccATTGTACATAAGAAATTACATTTGGCTTTAGAACCCTAttccaaaaaataatgaaatttaaaaatcttagaaatttaagattctagaattctaaagtTTTAAGTTCCTTAATTCAAttattctgaaattaaaaaataataattcataaataaaatttctaaattcaaaaatgaaaatttgaagattctaaaatgctaaaattacaaaataaaattctaaaatccaaagaatcctaaattctaaaatttctggaattctaaattttgtgaaattttcaattcttcagttcaaaaataataacaatctaaaattattatttttattgcgaAATTCTACATTGATAATATTATAAAATGTCAAACAccaaattcaagaattcaaaaacttcttaaataaaaaaaatattttttcaggttctaaaattttatttgctgAAACTTAAACATAAAATTCCTAGGTTCTAAATTTCGAACATTcggatttttgaaaatcaaacattcaaaaattcggaAAATCTAGAATTCCTTCCTTCCTGCCTTATTCTTACgatttcaaccaaattttgtctgcctgaatcagatgaaaatcaatcagattcgttatccaactgtcatgaattcgaatcccgaggtgatATGTTTCTAAGTGCAAATTAAGTTTGAGGCTTGAGGGTTACTAATATGGAATATGTTGGAATatgctgtattttttttctattattgcAGTTTTCTACATAAGTAAgtcaatttgaaaaattcatacaatatttccgaaattttttgctgaaaatttgatgaaatttactAATTCCACTCACATTGAAACAATATTCTTCCAATCagataaatttttgaacaaaatattggtGTCGTGTAATGGGATTAAAACATggataaatcaataaaaaaaagtaaattaaaaactctttattttttaaaactacaACGTCCAAAGAATGTCCAACtaacacggacgcccaagcctacCAAACAAAAGTAGGAACGGTAACTTTAACTCGCTCGGATGTCTACataatcctaaaattttgcagaactcgatttgaatCAATCTGTAATTTATTCGACCGAAAACATCCTTACAATTAACTCAATAAAAGAATTATCCCGATTGGTAGAGTTGTTCCAACTTTTTTCAGGTGTTGAGAGTTGGAAgtttaaatatatataaaatcactttacaaatgGTTAAAGGGCCATTTTGcatgatcattcaaaacggGTCCACGGGCcataaaaaatcacctcgcgggccacgtttggcccgcgggccatactttggtcacccctgtcctataagctattgtgtttcatatgtttatagaacctattgaaaaatctctagaaatgtttgtttgttcTCTTCTAAAAACTCAGTAACTGTTAAAGTTAAAGTGAGTCTTGCTTAGTCCGGAAACAAAGTTTCTCGTAattcaatttataaaattatttttattaggtccttttcggtgctgggacctggttaggaccgagtcggcttttgtaattacattttacttaaagctaagagtaattacagaggatcttgtgtgtaaatgttagtgggaggggagccgattacccgcggcctactcggggttagtagggaagggattgatgttaaaagacaaggcgtgggaagggaagggggattgtgtaggggtcttggttggctctgctggcctttgtttttgtcctcagccgcaactcggtgtccagctgctggggcgatcttgctttgcttccggtgcaaaccagaaacgacggctttgtgtgaaggcgagttatactaactgaaggaaaactaactgaagaaaaactaaatggatattttggaatctaagaggaactgatagatcggatagagaacatcaaggtctagttgagataacgcgtctcgcatcgggatttctggtggtcttcctcgggccctgagggtatctttcaacttaattctgtgaacgtggtgatctggacacgcccatacgagatggtcgatgtccatAGAAATCCTTTGAAAACCAACATTTTGAGTctctaaagaaaaaaaactggcaTCATTTTGGTCGACGAGAAAATGTGTTGTATCGGTTGCCTAACCAAAGGAGTCATTTCATGAAATTCGAGCAGTGCTCAACTTTgttcaaaatacctttttttacgagttttaattaatttgaaaatggacCAAAACAATAAATCTCGACATTAAGAAAAACTGCTAACTGGTTCAATCACGTGTTCACCAAAATCTCACTTGAACTGCTCGATAAACGCCCTCGCGTCGGCAAACTGATCCGCCACCGCCTCCTGATAACCCTTCAACTCCTCCCGACACCGTTCGTACCACGTGCTCACTTTCGGGTAGCTTGCAAGCTCCTCAAACCGGCACACCTCCATAAAGGACACGCTCGCCACCAGCGCCAAATCCGCAATGGTCAGTCGATCACCGGCCGCGTACTCGCTCCGACCGAGGTATTCCTCGAGAAATCCGAGCGCCTCGCGAAGTTTCTCCCTGTCGGCGTCTGTTCCGATCGATCCGGACCGCCAGATGGGCGAGAAGTAGTCGTACGCCCGGCGGTACAGCATGCCCAGATCGAAGTTGAGCCGATGCTGGATGAGGGCACGGGATTTTGGAGCTCTCGGGTAGAGCGGATGGTCGTCGGATCCGGCGTGGAGGTCCATCAGGTAGGACAGGATGGCGCGGGACTCACCGATGGCAAAATCACCGTCCACTAGGGTGGGCACCTGGTGCTGCGGGTTGAACTGGAATGCGGGGGGTTTGGTGAGGACGGTTCAAGTTATGTAAGGTTAGCTTACCTTGACGAAGGTTTCCCGCGCGGCACCCTGAACGGAGTTGTCGATCACTTTGAGGTTGAAGGTTAGGTTAAGTTCGCGTCCTAGCAAGAGGACCGCCCAGCAGGGCGGTGAAATCGGGTGGTAGTACAGATCCATCGGTTTGTGGTTTTGAAGATCTCTGGATTCAGGAGACGTTACTGACCACAGAGACGGCCGAGGTGAAATTGATTTTGTGAATCTATCGTTCATGAAGTTTTTGCAGCAACGATAAGATAACGTTATCTccaaataattttgtttgagTCGGATAAAAATACACACGCAACTTGTTTGAACagtaaatattgattttttctttgCCCACAATGTTCCGTTTGTAAATCTCACTACTTCTAAAATACAATGCTCTGAAGGACCTTCAATGATCTCAAATAACCTCACGATATCCGATCTTTGATCCGATCCTTTAGTATTAAAACctcgatttaatatcaccagaggtgacatagagcctttcttacaaaatgatgaaactccgacaaatatattggtgcaattattgcagattgcagcgatttttagacaatcgtgcaacttgtggaaagctctatacaaaagtgcacacctcaaactacagcagaaaaaaactatctaaGACACACTCCCCTGTTTGAAACTGTTCTGAAGTGTTCGAAAGCatcaaagctcagtcgagacacgcattAGGACACGCACCACTATAGGCGAGCGGGGGAGAGAAGGGGTaggacctaaagcttcgaatgtTTTAATACAAAACCTCGAatgccattttttcaatttcagaggtacattctGGGTCGCATGATAATTATACTTTAATTGAGAAAAACTtgttggattgacattattagaagaaaaaaaataaagggtactcagtctctaatgttagtctatgaaaacatatgtatcgatattgcactttgttGGTCTATTATCAATATTTACCCGGGTAGGCAGCAGTTTTTTGTCGCCTTAAATTTGTATTCGCGAGGGACAGAAAAGTTTTTAGagaaatcaggacccttgattgTATTGTTTACACTAACCTTTATTCGAGAATGAGTCCAGAAACTGCTGACATGACATCGTACCGTTGTTTACCTCGAAGAATGCTATATAAATCGGTGTGGTACGATCGCTCTGATGCATCGTCCTAATGTGCCGTGTGAGATTGGTACCTACAGTTAATTTTGTGTTGCATATAAAACACACCCGGTTCAGCCTGTTGAACGTAGCGTTGTCGCAGTCACCACGTTCGTTGTGTGCGTTCATGTCCTGCACCACGTCCAAACATCCTGCGCACAGTGGCAGCAATGAACAGTCCATCCTTCCATGTTTGCggattagcgtggttcacgtttctatgaaaaagacaaaagttgtttttttgtcttgcatcaaccggaatttcgttcttttatgtccccagaagcactcctgaaaatttgagcccatttggtaaggtctaggagctccagttttaatttgaaatttatatgggattttgatttattttccatgggaaactatcttttttttacattgtattaggattttttttataaatcgatgaaatgacttgattcttatagtaggagataggttttgagctggggaacaactttgtagaacataccaaaatgctaggaagtgaccctttaaagatacagatacttttagatggtggcttttgatGTAAAGCCCCT
Encoded proteins:
- the LOC120432098 gene encoding glutathione S-transferase 1-like, with the translated sequence MSPLVILNRGFNTKGSDQRSDIVRLFEIIEGPSEHCILEVVRFTNGTLWAKKKSIFTVQTSCVCIFIRLKQNYLEITLSYRCCKNFMNDRFTKSISPRPSLWSVTSPESRDLQNHKPMDLYYHPISPPCWAVLLLGRELNLTFNLKVIDNSVQGAARETFVKFNPQHQVPTLVDGDFAIGESRAILSYLMDLHAGSDDHPLYPRAPKSRALIQHRLNFDLGMLYRRAYDYFSPIWRSGSIGTDADREKLREALGFLEEYLGRSEYAAGDRLTIADLALVASVSFMEVCRFEELASYPKVSTWYERCREELKGYQEAVADQFADARAFIEQFK